The genomic segment TTCTGAGTCCATTGAAGGCATAACGGAAACTATGGAGTCGTTTCTTGAAGGAGAACTTAGTTTTGGTCATGCGTACATAATTTTGAGTAAATATAAGCTTTCTTCTTATTATAATCTTTTCTAATTTAGCCTACCGAGCGGCGGTTTTGTTCGGGTATATTCGAGCTGTCAAGCTCAGGTTATTGGAAGTGGTTAATAATTGAATTGCTATATGATCTACAATTTTGATAAACTAAGTAGCCGCAAAGGGACAGATTCGGTAAAATGGAACCAGCAGGCTTATGAAGATCTGATCCCGCTGTGGGTAGCGGATATGGATTTTCCGGCCCCGGAGCCTGTTGTTGAAGCTTTGATGAAACGGGTACAGCATGGGATCTACGGGTACGCCAAGATTCCGGAGGAGTATTATGATGCGATAGCGGGCTGGTTACGTCGTCGACATGGATTTGTGCTGGAACGAGAATGGATTCTACCGGTCGATGGTGTTGTCCCTGCGCTTTCTGCTATTATTCATGCGTTGACGGTTCCGGGCGACAAGGTATTGGTACAGGAGCCGGTGTACCATTGTTTTTTTTCGTCTATCACACGCAACGGGTGTGAAGTCGTTTCGAATGACCTGATGTATGATGACGGAGTATACCGTATTGATTTTGACGATTTTGAAGCTAAAGCCAGCGATCCGAATGTAAAGCTTTTTATTCTATGCAGTCCACATAATCCAGCCGGAAGAGTTTGGACGGAGAGCGAACTCGAACGTCTTGGGGATATCTGTCTAAGACATAATGTGCTGGTTGTCTCCGATGAGATCCATTGTGACTTGGTGTTTGAAGACAATCGGCATTTTCCTTTTGCTACCATTAAACCGTCATTTCTGAACAATTCGATTACCTGTATTGCCCCGAGCAAAACGTTCAATCTCGCCGGACTACAAGCAGCGGCAGTCATTGTTGCTGATCCTGTATGGAATCAGAAGGTTAGAGAGGCCTTCCTTGTCAATGAGATAGGCATGATTAGTCCCTTCGCTATCACGGGGCTGATCGCGGCATATCAGGACGGCGAGGAGTGGCTTGAGCAGGTGCTTTCATATATATGGGATAACTATAGCTATTTAAAAAGTTATTTAGCAACGTATTTGCCTGAATTAAGCGTTGTGCCGCTTGAAGGGACTTACCTTTCGTGGGTGGATTGTTCCATACTACCGGTATCTAGCCGTAAGCTAGGACAGATGTTGCTTGAAAGCGAACACTTGCAGGTCAATGTGGGTGCCATGTACGGAAAAGGTACCGATAATTTTATACGTCTCAATCTTGCCTGCTCACGGGCAACATTGGAGGAGGGGCTGGCAAGGCTGCGAAATGTGGTTCTGAAACTATTGGAAAAGCAGCCTATTTTCTAGTCATTGCTACATAAAAAAAACACCTGTCTCTCTAGGGACAGGTGTTTTTTTTATATGCAAAGGGTGGGATAGCTTATACACCCATTTCCTTCAAAATAAAGTGTGCGTTGTCAATTTTATCAGCCACCCAAAGCACGTAGCGAATGTCCACTCCAATGGAGCGGCTATAACTCTCGTTCCACGCAAAATCGTTGATGGTCGCGTCATATGCACGGTCGAAATTGACACCGATCAGTTCGCCGTTTGCATTCATGATCGGAGAACCTGAGTTCCCGCTGGTTGTATCCATGTCGTATAGCATATTGACGGGCACCGACCCCAGGTCTTTCATCAAGTAAGGGCCAAAATTTTTGTTGAGGTATGCTGTTTTGATTTCTTGCGGATAATCGAATTCAGGGAGTCCAAGATTGCCTTTCTGAATAATTCCTTCAATGGTTGTGAATGGCTTCATGTAGGTTGCATCGGCAGGGGAATACCCTTTGATGTGTCCGTAAGTCAGTCTTAAAGTTGAGTTGGCGTCAGGGATAAAGTTTTTGGCCTGGAATATTTCTTTGACAGCAACATAGTCGCCCATCAATTTATTAAGGACTCCTTCCCGTCTTTTTTGTTCAGCGGCGAACGTGGTGATATCCTTATCGAGTTCGTTTTGAACATCCAGCAGTTTATCGTTAAACTGCAACAGCGTATTTGCATCGGCCAATACGGAATTTAAGATATAGTTCTGGTCTGCCAATTTGCTTTCATCAATGGCTTGGGTGGCATAATTGTTGGCCATCTGAGGATTTAATTGCAGTTTTTGAATGCTAGCTATCTGGTTTTTGCCCTGGAATGCGGCTGCATCTTCCAGCATTTTTCCAAAGATACGTTGATCAGCCTGTTTGTTGTAGCTTGCGTAGATGTCCTTTATGTTCTTTTTGAACGATTCAATATTATACTCAAAAAGCTGTTTTGTGCTTTGCGGTGAGCGTTCATTAGCTAGGGCAGCTTTGAAAGCGTTGAGGTCGCGTGCGACTCTTAGCAAGCTAGTGCTGCTGTAAATATTGTTGATCCAGAGTTCTTTGAGAGCATCCTGATCGCTAACTTGGTAGTATGCATCAATGTCGCTCAATAAATTGCCATATTTGTCCTTAAGTTCTGGTTTACTTGAAATAAATGCGGCCAGCGCTTCATCTTCTTGTTTTTTTGTGGATAGCAGATCAATGCCACGCAGCCCTTTCAATTTGCCGCGGTAATTTTTGAGCACGTTCGCATTTCGTTTTATGCGTGTAGCAAGGGATAGCGCAACATCTGTATTATCTTTGCCCGCTTCCTCCATCTGTCTATTCTGAAAATCGTACAGATTGGAAACGTAAGGCAGGAGATACTCCTGCTGATATCGGATGTATTGTGCAGGGCGGTGTCTGAATGTGCGGCCCGGGTAGCCCAAGATGAACGTGAAATCATTTTCTTTGACCCCATTTGGGTTTACTTTCAGATGTTTTTTTGGCTGATAAGGCACATTATCCTTGGAATAGGGCGCCGATTTCCCGTCTTTGCCGACATAGGCCCTTAGAAAGGAATAGTCGCCCGTATGGC from the Sphingobacterium thalpophilum genome contains:
- a CDS encoding MalY/PatB family protein; translated protein: MIYNFDKLSSRKGTDSVKWNQQAYEDLIPLWVADMDFPAPEPVVEALMKRVQHGIYGYAKIPEEYYDAIAGWLRRRHGFVLEREWILPVDGVVPALSAIIHALTVPGDKVLVQEPVYHCFFSSITRNGCEVVSNDLMYDDGVYRIDFDDFEAKASDPNVKLFILCSPHNPAGRVWTESELERLGDICLRHNVLVVSDEIHCDLVFEDNRHFPFATIKPSFLNNSITCIAPSKTFNLAGLQAAAVIVADPVWNQKVREAFLVNEIGMISPFAITGLIAAYQDGEEWLEQVLSYIWDNYSYLKSYLATYLPELSVVPLEGTYLSWVDCSILPVSSRKLGQMLLESEHLQVNVGAMYGKGTDNFIRLNLACSRATLEEGLARLRNVVLKLLEKQPIF
- a CDS encoding S46 family peptidase, whose amino-acid sequence is MKFINSTTIALALLLSAANMPYSKANPDEGMFPLSELHRAGLKKAGLKISEKDIYNPGNVGLVDALVQVSGCTGSFVSNKGLIITNHHCAFSAVQLASTAINNYLKNGFVAQSQEQEIEAKGLKIRITDSYEDVSNKILNAVANISDPVERINTIKRKQEELVRQAEKEDPTIKAEVSEMFIGKSYVLFRYKTIEDVRLVYIPRQNIGEFGGETDNWVWPRHTGDYSFLRAYVGKDGKSAPYSKDNVPYQPKKHLKVNPNGVKENDFTFILGYPGRTFRHRPAQYIRYQQEYLLPYVSNLYDFQNRQMEEAGKDNTDVALSLATRIKRNANVLKNYRGKLKGLRGIDLLSTKKQEDEALAAFISSKPELKDKYGNLLSDIDAYYQVSDQDALKELWINNIYSSTSLLRVARDLNAFKAALANERSPQSTKQLFEYNIESFKKNIKDIYASYNKQADQRIFGKMLEDAAAFQGKNQIASIQKLQLNPQMANNYATQAIDESKLADQNYILNSVLADANTLLQFNDKLLDVQNELDKDITTFAAEQKRREGVLNKLMGDYVAVKEIFQAKNFIPDANSTLRLTYGHIKGYSPADATYMKPFTTIEGIIQKGNLGLPEFDYPQEIKTAYLNKNFGPYLMKDLGSVPVNMLYDMDTTSGNSGSPIMNANGELIGVNFDRAYDATINDFAWNESYSRSIGVDIRYVLWVADKIDNAHFILKEMGV